The sequence below is a genomic window from Daphnia pulicaria isolate SC F1-1A chromosome 6, SC_F0-13Bv2, whole genome shotgun sequence.
aagaaaaaacagcagcaacacatgaaaatcccttttttgtttactgttaTTCGATATAGCGttaattcaacttttttttaaaacaacgaaagcgaaaaaataaaaacttttttaaaaaagagaaagctgATAGCGGAAAAAGTCgacagatttgtttttttaattttttggaatgttttttaaaaattaaaaacttttttacaTTAAATTGAAAGCCTCTTTAGCATGTTTGATATTGGGTGagttaatgaaaaatattaaatcccTAAgccattttatgaaaaaataaataaataaaaatgaaacagtaaatttttttttaaaaaaaaggtagttGCTTCAAaccagattttgttttttgtaaggaaaaaaatcctcaattttttttctctctctgcttggcataaaaattgatttcgtgTCACTTAATCCGGTCgaggaaaaaaattgagaaaaatatttaaagctaataataataatttaaaataaagaagaaaatattgttttgtttgtaattttgtcGGAGGGGGGAGGTGTGGGAGGTTGACGAAAGAGGGTGGAGAGAAGGGCGGTTTGGAATAAGAATTGAGAGATCTTCTACATctgacagagagagagaaaggagatgTTGATGGCCAGACTCTAACTACGACGAAACTatttgagagaaaagaaaactagcAGTCGGTGTTGACTGTCGGTTTAACTAATtaggaagagaaagagaagagaaaaacgaacaatagagaaagaagagacaaGTGTATAGAAGAATCGTAatcataataatcataataatagagctaaaataatagaaaattttttggtaaaataaaaataaaataccacacgaccaaaaattaaagttttaaaaataacaaataagaaatgaatgaaatgatttGACTAACCAGCGAAGCACCACCGGCCGGTGTTGCGGGCGTAGAGGACGACGGCCGTGACGACTAGGATGGCCACGATGACGATAACAATGGCAGCAACTCCGGCGCCACTGACTCCGCCGGCTAAATCAGAACGAGAATCAACGGTCCGTTGGTTGGCTTGATTCGAACAGTTCTCAATTTGATTCGGGTTACATTGCGCCGGTGCTGGTGATGTTGACAGGCGCACCGTGTACTCTTGTGAGATGGCCTCGCCGTTCATCATCGACGACTCCACAATCAGACGGAAAATGCGACGCGCGTCCGCCTCGCCCAAAGTCTTGATCCGCAGACGGGCCTCGAAGGATGTGGCGTTctggaatgaaataaaaaaacagaaaaattcaatttctaataattaaattcgtattgaaaatcaaatgtttaTACCAGGCTCTTAAGCTCAAAGACTTCGACACGAGGATCGCTGGAACGACCGGTAAAGGGTTCAACAGCCAACTCGGTCTCACTGTCGAGCTTCCAGGCGACGCTGGACGGGCGGGGGTTGGCGGTAAAGTTGACGGTGATGTCACCTGGCTGGCCGAGCACGAAATCGTAGAGAGTCATCTCACCTTTGGGTTGAGGAGGAACTGTAAAATgggcaaagaaaaaatcaaattggggAAACAGTTAGCTCGACCCAGAAAAGAGAAGATGTCGTCAActggaacaaaaaagaaaaactcacaGATGACGTTCAATTGGGCAAAAGTCTCGCGAGGATCGTCCATCGACAGCCACGGGCCATTGGTGACGCAACGGAGTAACTTGCCGTGGTCGACGGCCTGGAAGGCGTAGTTCAATTTGCTGGTGATACTCACCTTGGAGTCTCCGCTAGCCGGTCTCGGTTCCATAATCGTCTGGGTATTGGTGAAGTCCAAATCGCGATCACCTGGAAGTCCAGCGGAATTGGGGGATTAACGTcaaacacaacaacagcaacaacaacaacaacgaaaagaaagaaatcatcaGCACAGAAGTTGAAAAGGAGAATGAGATCACGAGGTGAATTCAAACACATAACGGTGTCCTTTTATAGCTGAGAGAAAAAATtcgattaaattgaaaaagtattTTTATAGATTGTCATGCACGAGTAACCCCCCTCTCCTTTTTACCCCCTTTGATAATAGAATTCGAGGAAATCAACCGGTTCGTTAACCAGCCacagtctcttttttcttctttcgatcTAGTGGGACGCAGTAAATACTGGACAGGATTTCACTGGGCAATCATTAACCCCATTTAGTTTCCGTTGGTATTTTTTGATTAGGTTCTATCTACAGCTATTTGAcgggaaaaattgttttttgggggatAGAGCGAACGAAAATCAAGGAAAAtgtgtgtcatttttttttacaaatgatTATTCCAGGAATCCTGAAGGGAAAAgggatgaaacaaaaaagtaaaaaaagaaagaaaatagttttttgtGTACCCAACACCCAAGTGATGGCAGGAGCGGGACGGGCGTCGGCCACCATGCAATCGATTTGAGCGTTCTCGCCGGCGATGACAGTGATGGGATCGTCTCTGGGCCTCAGGGAAATCTGCGGCAAAGctgcaaaaataaataaaaaaaagaataaaattaaaataaaattttgaccGGGCACCGggcataaataaaaaaacaaaccgcATACCGGATGAactcgtaaaaaaataaataaataaaataaataaatagaataaATAACCAACCCAAAACGGTGACGTTGGTGCTGGCCCGTTCGGCTGGCGATCTGCTCGTTCCGCTGAGGAACACTCGGCATGCCCACACTCCGTTTTCCATATCCGTAATTCTGGCCTATtgcaaataaataacaattttatttttaccgttttatccatttttctttcttaagaaATTCAAGATGATAAAAATTGGTGTTCGGCCGACTGACCTGAATGCCGCATTCTCCGTCTTCGAGGACTCCCAACGGCTCGTAGGGGCTGCCCTCGGCCAAATTGTAAAGATCTCCGTTAATCTCCCACAAGCAGCTCTTGATGGGCGTGCGGGTCTTGCACATGAGCCTCGTCACTTGATCCTGTCGGACGACGATGTTCTGCGGCTCGATCGTCACCTGGCAAATCGCGACACCTgtcaaaacccccaaaaaaaccggaaaaaagaagaaattattaTCGATGTATAGGGCGATTAGGTCCGACAgctggcgccatctagcgctcaaGAAAAGTAACAAAGTCACAATTGCCCCTTCTGGTTGAGGTTGATGGAGGCAACCAATGACACACCCGACAacacacacccacacacaGAACCTGAACAGACGCCCGTCATAAAAGAGAaaggtataataataataatcgacaagaaagacgggaaagaaaaggaaataagtacatgggaaaaagaagagggaggCCAGGCCTCTCTTTCGATTGGCTCCTCGATCGTGAATCACACCGGCATCGGAGATATAATACAACCAAGAGACTCGGATATATACcgtggaggtggtggtgggggggggacTGTGGGAAAAAATGATCAgtagctgctggtggtggtggccgacCAAATAGAAGTCTAAGAGAGTACAACAACCTTTTTTCgttcagaaaagaaagaaaaagttttttcttcttcttcttcttttgtctgtGTGTTCTCAGGGACGACCCCACCCCCTTCTCTTTTATTCACCCTTTGGGCATTAAAACATGTAATAGATAATATACACATAACCCGAAACTTTTTTGATAAATCTAAGgagaggggggaagaagaagaattaattccgaatgaaaaataagattttaaccaaaaaatcataaggaagaagaagaagaaaagcgaaTGGCTCGGTTCGTTTGGCTCGAGGGCACGgtttgaaatagaaaagagaaccgaagaagaagaagaacatcgAGTGCACACGCACCACACTCGACGAACTCCCCAACCAAACACCTTGAACACCATCTACCTGTGATCTACCCCGAGGGCTTCCAACGGTCACTTTGCTCTTCTATTCCTCAGAGTGCTggaacaaacgaaaaaaaaaacaagtttccaccaaaagagaaagaaactgaaaaagacacaaaactCTAGTGCTAAACAATAAGAATTGAAGCAAATCAATCGTCGAGAGAAATTGATATTTCGAGAGAGAGGGGTGGGAATCCGCTCCGGATGCAAatggcgtcgtcgtcgcttTCAAATGTATGCGCCATATGCTGCTGTGGCCGCTAAAAAGTCCATCATCGCCAATCCACGGGATCTATCCCCAAGTCCCCCCTACACACACCCTACTACTACTCCTACTCCACTTCCCTTTTTTCATCaggatattctttttttccattcgcCTTTTCCTTGGTAAAACTAGGGGATCcgatcctctctctcttccatccaacgacggatggatggaaagAGAGGGGGCGAAAAATCGATAGACTCGCTCTTGTTGCTACGGGCGACCGGGGCAGCTGCCGTCGTCCCACCCTTTTGTGTATGCCAGCGTATATGCACAGTTATATAGCATCTCCTCCTCaccaccccaccaccacctcccccCCATTGGCAAAGCGTCGCTTTTTCCCTCCCATCACAGAGAtttcctctttctctttcccgTTTACGTGAGTGTATGTTCCGTTAGACGACGAGAATTGTTGATTCtccacatcatcatcatcatcatttcgggctcttttttttttttccaccagcAGGACATTTGCATGCGCATAGCGGCGTTTATTTCAACCCATTCTAAACGATTGGCTCTGCGCGACATTGCCAAATTTagtcaaaagaaatttattaatcAAAACGGAGAAGGAGACAAcaggttttctctctctttcccttcAGTCTAACCTGTTAAATAATATCTCTCCCCATTCTCCTGCGGttcttgtcatttttttccagTCTAGAAATTAAAGACGAAATGCCCCGCTCAAGAGATTTCAAGTGGAATCGCGTAACTCGagtcgatggaaaaagaaagaagtaagGCGACACCGCCATTTGAAATCGAGACGTTTGGTGtcgattttaaaataatttttttttttcttgtgtgccGGACGACCGAAATGTTtcactctcttctttttcttcttttactcttCGGCGCGCTGTTATTTGGTGCGTGTCTTCTGACTTTCGACATGTGACGTTTTCTCTTACAGGCCACACCACCAGCAGCCCACCAACCCCCAACTCCCCCACATTTAGCTTCAAGTGTCAAATTCCCTTCGTCTGGAAAACTGGAAAATTACGTGCGTGTCcagaaaggaggaaaaaggcGAGGGAACACACCCAAAAACTGTGAACAAACAACAagggagaaaatgaaaagggaaaacaaaagaaagaagaaaaccaggCGACGTTGCAACTTTTCCACCGGTCGTGCAAGACATGATTCGCATTCACAATGTgacaagagaaacaaaattagGAGGGATCCTGTTTGTCAAATCCCATTTTAAATCTTCAAATCAGAAcctcaaagaagaagatggactcCACGTCACCAGTCAAAGAATAAAAGGCCCAAAACCGGCGGTTGAACGAAC
It includes:
- the LOC124342664 gene encoding fasciclin-3-like isoform X2; this translates as MTRLSFIGLFLLIGVAICQVTIEPQNIVVRQDQVTRLMCKTRTPIKSCLWEINGDLYNLAEGSPYEPLGVLEDGECGIQARITDMENGVWACRVFLSGTSRSPAERASTNVTVLALPQISLRPRDDPITVIAGENAQIDCMVADARPAPAITWVLGDRDLDFTNTQTIMEPRPASGDSKVSITSKLNYAFQAVDHGKLLRCVTNGPWLSMDDPRETFAQLNVIFPPQPKGEMTLYDFVLGQPGDITVNFTANPRPSSVAWKLDSETELAVEPFTGRSSDPRVEVFELKSLNATSFEARLRIKTLGEADARRIFRLIVESSMMNGEAISQEYTVRLSTSPAPAQSGGVSGAGVAAIVIVIVAILVVTAVVLYARNTGRWCFAGSHSVGVSTKESADEEAGEVGPNEDDEDNAGDNQQGTTGEVKVETSHRQSLTRRISNLYGSLISKAAPKKSDRSGSSGASAGIGNAAADVDAKEGAIVYAELDLKSPPAEGGAITDSAAVRMIKDETTEYAEILPVKGNKAVTPTE
- the LOC124342664 gene encoding fasciclin-3-like isoform X5, with protein sequence MTRLSFIGLFLLIGVAICQVTIEPQNIVVRQDQVTRLMCKTRTPIKSCLWEINGDLYNLAEGSPYEPLGVLEDGECGIQARITDMENGVWACRVFLSGTSRSPAERASTNVTVLALPQISLRPRDDPITVIAGENAQIDCMVADARPAPAITWVLGDRDLDFTNTQTIMEPRPASGDSKVSITSKLNYAFQAVDHGKLLRCVTNGPWLSMDDPRETFAQLNVIFPPQPKGEMTLYDFVLGQPGDITVNFTANPRPSSVAWKLDSETELAVEPFTGRSSDPRVEVFELKSLNATSFEARLRIKTLGEADARRIFRLIVESSMMNGEAISQEYTVRLSTSPAPAQSGGVSGAGVAAIVIVIVAILVVTAVVLYARNTGRWCFAGGRRTVGEGESQARIDEENPGEIVKEKEGKEGPLKGSNENLNLQLAGPDGAENGNGQLPASSPIKESQQQTNGGGTTPDGKDTAV
- the LOC124342664 gene encoding fasciclin-3-like isoform X1, which codes for MTRLSFIGLFLLIGVAICQVTIEPQNIVVRQDQVTRLMCKTRTPIKSCLWEINGDLYNLAEGSPYEPLGVLEDGECGIQARITDMENGVWACRVFLSGTSRSPAERASTNVTVLALPQISLRPRDDPITVIAGENAQIDCMVADARPAPAITWVLGDRDLDFTNTQTIMEPRPASGDSKVSITSKLNYAFQAVDHGKLLRCVTNGPWLSMDDPRETFAQLNVIFPPQPKGEMTLYDFVLGQPGDITVNFTANPRPSSVAWKLDSETELAVEPFTGRSSDPRVEVFELKSLNATSFEARLRIKTLGEADARRIFRLIVESSMMNGEAISQEYTVRLSTSPAPAQCNPNQIENCSNQANQRTVDSRSDLAGGVSGAGVAAIVIVIVAILVVTAVVLYARNTGRWCFAGSHSVGVSTKESADEEAGEVGPNEDDEDNAGDNQQGTTGEVKVETSHRQSLTRRISNLYGSLISKAAPKKSDRSGSSGASAGIGNAAADVDAKEGAIVYAELDLKSPPAEGGAITDSAAVRMIKDETTEYAEILPVKGNKAVTPTE
- the LOC124342664 gene encoding fasciclin-3-like isoform X4, whose amino-acid sequence is MTRLSFIGLFLLIGVAICQVTIEPQNIVVRQDQVTRLMCKTRTPIKSCLWEINGDLYNLAEGSPYEPLGVLEDGECGIQARITDMENGVWACRVFLSGTSRSPAERASTNVTVLALPQISLRPRDDPITVIAGENAQIDCMVADARPAPAITWVLGDRDLDFTNTQTIMEPRPASGDSKVSITSKLNYAFQAVDHGKLLRCVTNGPWLSMDDPRETFAQLNVIFPPQPKGEMTLYDFVLGQPGDITVNFTANPRPSSVAWKLDSETELAVEPFTGRSSDPRVEVFELKSLNATSFEARLRIKTLGEADARRIFRLIVESSMMNGEAISQEYTVRLSTSPAPAQCNPNQIENCSNQANQRTVDSRSDLAGGVSGAGVAAIVIVIVAILVVTAVVLYARNTGRWCFAGEGESQARIDEENPGEIVKEKEGKEGPLKGSNENLNLQLAGPDGAENGNGQLPASSPIKESQQQTNGGGTTPDGKDTAV
- the LOC124342664 gene encoding fasciclin-3-like isoform X3 is translated as MTRLSFIGLFLLIGVAICQVTIEPQNIVVRQDQVTRLMCKTRTPIKSCLWEINGDLYNLAEGSPYEPLGVLEDGECGIQARITDMENGVWACRVFLSGTSRSPAERASTNVTVLALPQISLRPRDDPITVIAGENAQIDCMVADARPAPAITWVLGDRDLDFTNTQTIMEPRPASGDSKVSITSKLNYAFQAVDHGKLLRCVTNGPWLSMDDPRETFAQLNVIFPPQPKGEMTLYDFVLGQPGDITVNFTANPRPSSVAWKLDSETELAVEPFTGRSSDPRVEVFELKSLNATSFEARLRIKTLGEADARRIFRLIVESSMMNGEAISQEYTVRLSTSPAPAQCNPNQIENCSNQANQRTVDSRSDLAGGVSGAGVAAIVIVIVAILVVTAVVLYARNTGRWCFAGGRRTVGEGESQARIDEENPGEIVKEKEGKEGPLKGSNENLNLQLAGPDGAENGNGQLPASSPIKESQQQTNGGGTTPDGKDTAV